One region of Culex pipiens pallens isolate TS chromosome 2, TS_CPP_V2, whole genome shotgun sequence genomic DNA includes:
- the LOC120419061 gene encoding rap1 GTPase-activating protein 1 isoform X6, translated as MGVLRWRDLPGSRNSVNSSSSNITNNNNSTNINTINNNSGGNVRVEVSNLSNFSSREERISNPHGSSNNGGGGNNNDASNNLTVQIPQQTRSLLRHSNSMSSNPHSNSSSTPASPHLLSNSSSGHLHHTLSNGGSLHHHSSQYQSQSSVSSQSSSIISAVPPLQRLLEDHLSKPAPYQMIVIPNSGGYWIDGTDHDAGYDIPSHATWRVGKIESDDTAKCYRRFFISREHSNLVGHDDQLGPVLLSIKSENVANQDHIRILLRLRTGTMHEIIPASCLGSNPSPIKMARLLNDQINVDSFMPVLCPKASTLIASYDEHVLVTNFKFGVLYQRYGQTTEEELFCNSDTTPALEEFLDLLGQRIRLRDHKGYRGGLDIQNGHTGDTAVYEVFKEREIMFHVSTLLPYTEGDPQQLQRKRHIGNDIVAIVFQEENTPFSPAMIASHFLHAFVVVQPLEPNTPNCRYKISVTARDDVPFFGPTLPQPSVFKKGPELKEFLLTKLINAENACYKADKFAQLELRTRTSLLQNLVDELKEKTRDFLGADLLGAPTSPTPETPKSEGGFTGSRFIDTVKKALNARLRSQNSDPTNGVDSTNPKHHNSIKKSKEVSEAPCGPTGQNVNIGRSLSKSSTTGSRKSPNDSVASSPDITSRCSLNPGGTLNNNNTNTANNNHHGGSGHHAGAHGPKGGSGNNNNNNNGPVAMSETSDDSSLNSVDLDPMVFPNVDAGATYIDSDTGLESMSSADATTKACSLCLDGVDRAERSTNGGGSVISVSVGTGSTSGDSTRDLRSSTGSSSGGVVVGATTTTSVTGGGGGGHGSVTVITSQGAVVVGPEIVQQMDGYKQEITRLKCDKLDLLRQNVTCQRDIKRLRERELSLQGDLAAAGKEILRLRDLLKEYMPATAGEPI; from the exons AGTTCGCGTGAAGAACGAATCTCGAACCCGCACGGCAGCAGTAACAACGGCGGCGGCGGTAACAACAACGATGCATCCAACAATCTCACCGTACAAATTCCTCAGCAGACGCGATCGCTGCTGCGGCACTCGAACAGTATGTCCTCGAATCCGCACTCCAACTCGAGCTCGACGCCCGCCTCGCCGCATCTGCTGTCCAACAGCTCCAGTGGCCACTTACATCACACGCTATCGAACGGAGGATCGCTGCACCATCACTCGTCGCAGTACCAGAGCCAGTCGTCCGTGAGTTCACAGAGTTCGTCGATCATCTCGGCGGTGCCGCCGCTGCAGCGATTGCTCGAGGATCACCTCAGCAAACCGGCTCCGTACCAGATGATTGTGATACCAAACAGCGGGGGCTACTGGATCGATGGGACCGATCACGACGCCGGGTACGACATTCCGTCGCACGCAACGTGGCGGGTGGGAAAGATCGAGTCGGACGATACGGCCAAGTGCTACCGGCGGTTCTTTATCTCGCGGGAACACTCGAACCTGGTCGGTCACGATGATCAGCTGGGTCCGGTGCTGTTGTCGATCAAGTCCGAAAATGTTGCGAACCAAGATCATATCCGAATACTGCTCCGGCTACGAACGGGGACCATGCACGAAATCATTCCTGCGTCGTGTTTGGGATCGAATCCTTCTCCGATAAAAATGGCACGACTGTTGAACGATCAGATCAACGTTGACAGCTTCATGCCGGTGTTGTGTCCGAAGGCATCCACGTTGATCGCTAGCTACGACGAGCACGTGCTGGTCACGAACTTCAAGTTTGGTGTTTTGTACCAGCGGTACGGTCAAACGACGGAAGAGGAACTGTTTTGCAACAGTGATACGACACCTGCGCTGGAGGAGTTCCTAGATCTACTCGGTCAGCGGATACGTCTGCGCGATCACAAGGGCTACCGAGGTGGGCTGGACATTCAGAACGGACACACGGGCGATACCGCCGTGTACGAAGTGTTCAAAGAGCGGGAGATCATGTTCCACGTGTCCACCCTGCTTCCGTACACCGAGGGTGATCCTCAGCAACTCCAGCGGAAGCGTCACATCGGAAACGACATTGTTGCGATCGTGTTCCAGGAAGAAAACACTCCCTTCTCTCCGGCTATGATTGCGAGTCACTTTCTGCACGCGTTTGTCGTTGTGCAACCGTTGGAACCAAACACACCCAACTGCCGGTATAAGATTTCAGTGACCGCCCGGGATGACGTCCCGTTCTTCGGACCCACCCTGCCCCAACCGTCAGTATTCAAAAAGGGACCCGAACTCAAAGAGTTCCTCCTGACCAAGCTGATTAACGCCGAGAACGCGTGCTACAAAGCTGACAAGTTCGCCCAACTCGAACTGCGGACGCGAACATCCCTCCTCCAGAACCTGGTCGATGAGCTGAAGGAAAAGACCCGGGACTTTCTCGGAGCCGACCTGCTCGGAGCGCCAACCTCCCCCACCCCAGAAACGCCCAAATCCGAGGGCGGATTCACCGGATCGCGGTTCATCGACACGGTCAAGAAGGCGCTGAACGCCCGCCTGCGATCGCAAAACTCCGACCCCACCAACGGAGTCGACTCCACCAACCCAAAGCATCACAACTCGATCAAGAAGTCCAAGGAGGTTTCCGAAGCGCCCTGCGGACCCACGGGACAGAATGTCAAT aTTGGTCGATCCCTGTCCAAGAGCAGCACGACGGGTTCGCGCAAGTCTCCGAACGATTCGGTGGCCTCGTCGCCGGACATTACGTCGCGTTGTTCGCTGAACCCGGGCGGCACgctgaacaacaacaacaccaacacGGCCAACAACAACCATCACGGTGGCAGTGGCCATCACGCCGGAGCACACGGTCCGAAGGGTGGCAGcggcaataacaacaacaacaacaacggacCGGTGGCCATGTCCGAGACGAGCGATGACTCCAGCCTGAACAGCGTCGATCTGGATCCGATGG TTTTCCCAAACGTAGATGCCGGCGCGACGTACATAGACAGTGACACCGGGCTGGAATCGATGTCGTCGGCGGACGCAACCACGAAGGCGTGCTCGCTGTGTCTGGACGGGGTGGACCGGGCGGAACGGTCGACAAACGGCGGTGGAAGTGTGATCAGCGTGAGCGTCGGAACGGGCAGCACCAGCGGAGATAGTACGCGGGATCTGCGCAGCAGCACCGGAAGTAGTTCCGGAGGAGTGGTGGTcggagcgacgacgacgacgagtgtgACAGGAGGAGGTGGTGGTGGTCACGGATCGGTCACCGTCATAACGAGCCAGGGAGCGGTGGTGGTCGGGCCGGAAATTGTGCAACAGATGGATGGGTACAAGCAGGAAATTACCCGACTCAAGTGTGATAAGCTGGATCTCTTGAGGCAGAATGTG ACTTGCCAACGTGACATCAAGCGGCTCCGAGAGCGTGAACTATCACTGCAGGGTGATCTGGCGGCGGCCGGCAAGGAAATCCTCCGGCTACGTGACCTGCTGAAGGAGTACATGCCGGCGACCGCAGGTGAACCGATATAA
- the LOC120419061 gene encoding rap1 GTPase-activating protein 1 isoform X7 → MGVLRWRDLPGSRNSVNSSSSNITNNNNSTNINTINNNSGGNVRVESSREERISNPHGSSNNGGGGNNNDASNNLTVQIPQQTRSLLRHSNSMSSNPHSNSSSTPASPHLLSNSSSGHLHHTLSNGGSLHHHSSQYQSQSSVSSQSSSIISAVPPLQRLLEDHLSKPAPYQMIVIPNSGGYWIDGTDHDAGYDIPSHATWRVGKIESDDTAKCYRRFFISREHSNLVGHDDQLGPVLLSIKSENVANQDHIRILLRLRTGTMHEIIPASCLGSNPSPIKMARLLNDQINVDSFMPVLCPKASTLIASYDEHVLVTNFKFGVLYQRYGQTTEEELFCNSDTTPALEEFLDLLGQRIRLRDHKGYRGGLDIQNGHTGDTAVYEVFKEREIMFHVSTLLPYTEGDPQQLQRKRHIGNDIVAIVFQEENTPFSPAMIASHFLHAFVVVQPLEPNTPNCRYKISVTARDDVPFFGPTLPQPSVFKKGPELKEFLLTKLINAENACYKADKFAQLELRTRTSLLQNLVDELKEKTRDFLGADLLGAPTSPTPETPKSEGGFTGSRFIDTVKKALNARLRSQNSDPTNGVDSTNPKHHNSIKKSKEVSEAPCGPTGQNVNIGRSLSKSSTTGSRKSPNDSVASSPDITSRCSLNPGGTLNNNNTNTANNNHHGGSGHHAGAHGPKGGSGNNNNNNNGPVAMSETSDDSSLNSVDLDPMVFPNVDAGATYIDSDTGLESMSSADATTKACSLCLDGVDRAERSTNGGGSVISVSVGTGSTSGDSTRDLRSSTGSSSGGVVVGATTTTSVTGGGGGGHGSVTVITSQGAVVVGPEIVQQMDGYKQEITRLKCDKLDLLRQNVTCQRDIKRLRERELSLQGDLAAAGKEILRLRDLLKEYMPATAGEPI, encoded by the exons AGTTCGCGTGAAGAACGAATCTCGAACCCGCACGGCAGCAGTAACAACGGCGGCGGCGGTAACAACAACGATGCATCCAACAATCTCACCGTACAAATTCCTCAGCAGACGCGATCGCTGCTGCGGCACTCGAACAGTATGTCCTCGAATCCGCACTCCAACTCGAGCTCGACGCCCGCCTCGCCGCATCTGCTGTCCAACAGCTCCAGTGGCCACTTACATCACACGCTATCGAACGGAGGATCGCTGCACCATCACTCGTCGCAGTACCAGAGCCAGTCGTCCGTGAGTTCACAGAGTTCGTCGATCATCTCGGCGGTGCCGCCGCTGCAGCGATTGCTCGAGGATCACCTCAGCAAACCGGCTCCGTACCAGATGATTGTGATACCAAACAGCGGGGGCTACTGGATCGATGGGACCGATCACGACGCCGGGTACGACATTCCGTCGCACGCAACGTGGCGGGTGGGAAAGATCGAGTCGGACGATACGGCCAAGTGCTACCGGCGGTTCTTTATCTCGCGGGAACACTCGAACCTGGTCGGTCACGATGATCAGCTGGGTCCGGTGCTGTTGTCGATCAAGTCCGAAAATGTTGCGAACCAAGATCATATCCGAATACTGCTCCGGCTACGAACGGGGACCATGCACGAAATCATTCCTGCGTCGTGTTTGGGATCGAATCCTTCTCCGATAAAAATGGCACGACTGTTGAACGATCAGATCAACGTTGACAGCTTCATGCCGGTGTTGTGTCCGAAGGCATCCACGTTGATCGCTAGCTACGACGAGCACGTGCTGGTCACGAACTTCAAGTTTGGTGTTTTGTACCAGCGGTACGGTCAAACGACGGAAGAGGAACTGTTTTGCAACAGTGATACGACACCTGCGCTGGAGGAGTTCCTAGATCTACTCGGTCAGCGGATACGTCTGCGCGATCACAAGGGCTACCGAGGTGGGCTGGACATTCAGAACGGACACACGGGCGATACCGCCGTGTACGAAGTGTTCAAAGAGCGGGAGATCATGTTCCACGTGTCCACCCTGCTTCCGTACACCGAGGGTGATCCTCAGCAACTCCAGCGGAAGCGTCACATCGGAAACGACATTGTTGCGATCGTGTTCCAGGAAGAAAACACTCCCTTCTCTCCGGCTATGATTGCGAGTCACTTTCTGCACGCGTTTGTCGTTGTGCAACCGTTGGAACCAAACACACCCAACTGCCGGTATAAGATTTCAGTGACCGCCCGGGATGACGTCCCGTTCTTCGGACCCACCCTGCCCCAACCGTCAGTATTCAAAAAGGGACCCGAACTCAAAGAGTTCCTCCTGACCAAGCTGATTAACGCCGAGAACGCGTGCTACAAAGCTGACAAGTTCGCCCAACTCGAACTGCGGACGCGAACATCCCTCCTCCAGAACCTGGTCGATGAGCTGAAGGAAAAGACCCGGGACTTTCTCGGAGCCGACCTGCTCGGAGCGCCAACCTCCCCCACCCCAGAAACGCCCAAATCCGAGGGCGGATTCACCGGATCGCGGTTCATCGACACGGTCAAGAAGGCGCTGAACGCCCGCCTGCGATCGCAAAACTCCGACCCCACCAACGGAGTCGACTCCACCAACCCAAAGCATCACAACTCGATCAAGAAGTCCAAGGAGGTTTCCGAAGCGCCCTGCGGACCCACGGGACAGAATGTCAAT aTTGGTCGATCCCTGTCCAAGAGCAGCACGACGGGTTCGCGCAAGTCTCCGAACGATTCGGTGGCCTCGTCGCCGGACATTACGTCGCGTTGTTCGCTGAACCCGGGCGGCACgctgaacaacaacaacaccaacacGGCCAACAACAACCATCACGGTGGCAGTGGCCATCACGCCGGAGCACACGGTCCGAAGGGTGGCAGcggcaataacaacaacaacaacaacggacCGGTGGCCATGTCCGAGACGAGCGATGACTCCAGCCTGAACAGCGTCGATCTGGATCCGATGG TTTTCCCAAACGTAGATGCCGGCGCGACGTACATAGACAGTGACACCGGGCTGGAATCGATGTCGTCGGCGGACGCAACCACGAAGGCGTGCTCGCTGTGTCTGGACGGGGTGGACCGGGCGGAACGGTCGACAAACGGCGGTGGAAGTGTGATCAGCGTGAGCGTCGGAACGGGCAGCACCAGCGGAGATAGTACGCGGGATCTGCGCAGCAGCACCGGAAGTAGTTCCGGAGGAGTGGTGGTcggagcgacgacgacgacgagtgtgACAGGAGGAGGTGGTGGTGGTCACGGATCGGTCACCGTCATAACGAGCCAGGGAGCGGTGGTGGTCGGGCCGGAAATTGTGCAACAGATGGATGGGTACAAGCAGGAAATTACCCGACTCAAGTGTGATAAGCTGGATCTCTTGAGGCAGAATGTG ACTTGCCAACGTGACATCAAGCGGCTCCGAGAGCGTGAACTATCACTGCAGGGTGATCTGGCGGCGGCCGGCAAGGAAATCCTCCGGCTACGTGACCTGCTGAAGGAGTACATGCCGGCGACCGCAGGTGAACCGATATAA